The nucleotide sequence TCTCGGTTTTAAGGCTTGGGATAAAGGACAGCAGCAACGCTGCGGCGCCCGTTAGCAGGTGGACGATTTTCAACATTTTGATTAACTCACGTTTAGACGGATCACAAGGAAGAGCTGACTGGCACGGTTCGCTTCTGAACAATGGGAGGCGTTGGGCACGTACGCGGGTATCAGCCTATGCCGCTGGCCGCAGAAAATAGCGGTGGCGACACGCTGCCTATTTAACAGCAAAGCCTGTGGCTACTCAAATCAAGCGTTTCAAGGCGTTGCAAGGAACAGGGCATTTGTGCGGCAAACGCTTGTCCTAGACAGTTGTAGGGCTTCTCCTTGTCTGCACGTGTCACGCCTGATGCGCGCGTGCGCTGCGCCGCAGGGGTGATTTGTCGCAGGTCAGCGCTGGAAACCGGGCTGCGTAAGGCAAGTACTCTTGCTAGAGTGGGAAGGCACCTGATCAATGAAATTCCATCAATTGAAGGGGATAAACATGGCAATCGATATTGGTATCAGTGAAGAGGACCGTAAATCCATTGTTGACGGACTTTCACGGCTGCTTTCAGATACCTATGTACTTTATCTGAAGACCCATAACTTTCATTGGAACGTGACGGGGCCGCAGTTTCGTACCTTGCACTTGATGTTTGAAGAGCAATATAACGAGTTGGCGCTGGCGGTGGACTTGATTGCCGAGCGTATCCGCGCCCTGGGCTTTCCCGCGCCCGGTGCGTACTCGATCTATGCGCGCCTTTCTTCGATCAAGGAAGAAGAGGGTGTGCCCGCCGCTGAAGACATGATCAAGCAACTTGTCGAAGGGCAGGAAGCCGTTACCCGCACTGCGCGCGGGATCTTCCCGTTGCTCGATAAAGTCAGTGACGAGCCCACCGCCGACTTGTTGACTCAGCGTATGCAGGTACATGAAAAAACCGCATGGATGCTGCGTTCTCTGCTCGAAACCAAGTAAACCGCAAGGGTCGGTGGCGTCCACCCGGCGTCACTGGCTATCAACCTTCAAGCTGCCCTGCGGGCTTCCTGATTGGCCTGTTGGCTTGTCCTACGAGCATCAACTCCGTGTCTTCTGGCTGAACTTGTCTCCTTGCTGTTTTATAGAACCAACGGCAAATAAAAGCAGTTTATCCAACAGCCGTTTGGCAAGGGAGTGTCAAGTGTATGTCGCGTGGAGTGGGTAATAGCGGGATGGAAATGTCCGGCGTTCACAATATAAAGGTCGATCCGTTTGTCAAGGGGTTCGATATGGCGCTGGCTCGACCGTTGTCTCGTTCTGTCAGGCTTAATGGTTTCTCGACCTGCTTGAGACTCGAAGAAGTGTACTGGAATATCCTCGCGGAAATAGCCAAGGTTAATACGTGTTCAATCAGTGCGCTGTTGTCCTACGTGGATCGGGAAGTACATTTGCGCCATGGTGGGGTAAAAAACTTCAGTGGCCTGGTCAGGGTGGTGTGCGTGGCCCATGTATTGAAAGGGCGGGCTTCAGTATCGCCCGTGACTCAGGCCGGCCTGGGATGAGTGTGGTGTCCGGCACTTGAGCGATCGATGGTCGCAACAGGTGTCGGACCACAAGCCCCGGTCTGGCTCTCTATCTGTAAAACTGCAGGCCGCCACGGCTGCACGGCCCCGATTTACCAGATATAATCCCGCCCTTTGCTGCGCATGTCGGGCTTTTTCAAGGTCCCGGGCCAAGGCGCGGCGCAGCAGTGACCTGATCGCCGAGACATCCCAATGCCCATGTACGACTATCAATGTGCTTCCTGTGGTCATCAGTTGGAAGCCATTCAAAAGATCAGCGACGCGCCGTTGGTCGATTGCCCAGCTTGCCGGGCACCCGAACTGAAGAAGATGTTGTCGATGCCGGGCTTTCGTTTGAGCGGTTCCGGCTGGTACGAGACCGACTTCAAGACCGGCACGAAGAAGAATCTGGCGGGCGGCGACAAAGCCGACTGAATTGAACACTACGCGTGAGCGCTTGCATTCTCCGTCGCCTGGCTTAAGGTGCGGTGATCGAGCAGGACCTCCACCGAATTTCGAATTACGAGAAGTGAAACCACTACCATGATGCGCAGCCACTATTGCGGCCAACTGAACGAGACCCTGGAAGGTCAGGAAATCACCCTTTGCGGATGGGTTCACCGTCGCCGCGACCACGGCGGGGTGATCTTCCTCGATATCCGTGATCGCGATGGTCTGGCCCAGGTGGTATTCGACCCGGATCGCGCCGAGAGCTTCGCCGCCGCCGATCGCGTGCGCAGCGAATACGTCGTGAAAGTCACCGGTAAGGTCCGCCTGCGTCCGGCCGGTGCCGTCAACGCCAATATGGCCTCGGGCGCGATCGAAGTGCTGGGTTACGACCTCGAAGTACTCAACGAGTCGGAAACCCCACCGTTCCCATTGAACGAATTTTCCGACGTCGGCGAAGAAACGCGCCTGCGTTACCGCTTCCTCGACCTGCGTCGTCCGGAAATGGCCGAGAAGCTGCGTCTGCGCTCACGCATGACCACCAGCATCCGCCGCTTCCTCGACGAGAACGGTTTCCTCGACGTCGAGACACCGATTCTGACCCGCGCCACACCAGAAGGTGCTCGCGACTACCTGGTGCCGAGCCGTACCCACGCCGGTAGTTTCTTCGCCTTGCCGCAATCGCCGCAGCTGTTCAAGCAGCTGTTGATGGTGGCCGGTTTCGACCGTTACTACCAGATCGCCAAGTGCTTCCGTGATGAAGACCTGCGTGCCGATCGTCAGCCGGAATTCACCCAGATCGACATCGAGACCAGCTTCCTCGATGAAACCGAGATCATGGGCCTCACCGAGCAAATGATCCGCAACCTGTTCAAGGAAGTGCTGGGTCTGGAATTCGGTGAGTTCCCGCACATGACGTTCGAAGAGGCGATGCGCCGCTACGGTTCCGACAAACCAGACCTGCGTAACCCGCTGGAACTGGTGGACGTGGCCGATCAGCTGAAAGAAGTCGACTTCAAGGTGTTCAGCGGCCCGGCCAACGACCCGAAATGCCGTATCGCTGCCCTGCGCGTACCGGGTGGCGCAAGCATGCCGCGCAAGCAGATCGACGACTACACCAAGTTCGTCGGCATCTACGGCGCCAAGGGCCTGGCGTACATCAAGGTCAACGAGCGCGCCAATGGTGTTGAAGGTCTGCAATCGCCGATCGTCAAGAACATTCCGCTGGACAACCTGAACGCGATCCTCGATCGCGTTGGCGCGGTCGATGGCGACATCGTGTTCTTCGGCGCCGACAAGGCCAAGATCGTCAGCGAAGCCCTTGGCGCGCTGCGGATCAAGCTGGGTCACGACTTGAGCCTGCTGACCTGCGAATGGGCACCGATGTGGGTCGTCGATTTCCCGATGTTCGAAGAGAACGACGACGGCAGCTTCTCTGCGTTGCACCACCCGTTCACCGCGCCGAAGTGCTCGCCGCAGGAACTGGAAGCCAACCCGGCAGGCGCGCTGTCCCGCGCCTACGACATGGTGCTGAACGGCACCGAGTTGGGTGGTGGTTCGATCCGTATTCACCGCAAGGAAATGCAGCAAGCGGTATTCCGTCTGCTGGGCATCAACGAGGCGGAACAGGAAGAGAAATTCGGCTTCCTGCTCGATGCGCTGAAATACGGCGCGCCACCCCACGGTGGTCTGGCCTTCGGCCTTGACCGTCTGGTGATGCTGATGACAGGCGCCCAGTCGATCCGTGAAGTGATTGCCTTCCCGAAAACCCAGAGTGCTGCCGACGTGATGACGCAGGCTCCGGGCGTGGTGGATGCCAAGGCCCTGCGCGAATTGCATATCCGTCTGCGCGAGGCGCCGAAGGCTGAGTAAGGCCGCCGTGTGAAAGCGCGATAAGGTTTTACGCAGTCAAAAAAGGCGCATCTTCGGATGCGCCTTTGCGTTAAAGAGCTAAATCCCGTCTGGGGCGGGATCGATCAAGGTTTCTAGAGAATTTCGGAGTTGTGTTATGGCTGGCCATTCCAAGTGGGCGAACATCAAGCACCGCAAAGAGCGTCAGGATGCCAAGAAAGGTAAGATATTCACCAAGTGGATTCGCGAACTGACCGTTGCGGCCCGTCAAGGCGGCGCTGATCCGGGTTCCAACCCGCGTCTGCGGCTGGCGCTGGACAAGGCCCTTGGCGCAAACATGAGCCGTGACATTATCGACCGCGCGGTTGCGCGGGGTGCTGGCGCCGCCGACACTGACGATATGGTCGAACTGAGCTATGAAGGTTACGGCCCGGGCGGCGTGGCGGTGATGGTCGAGTGCATGACCGACAACCGCAACCGTACCGCCGCCGCCGTTCGTCATGCGTTCAGCAAGTGTGGCGGTAATCTGGGGACTGACGGTTCGGTGGCTTATTTGTTCGAGCGCAAGGGGCAGATTTCCTTCGCGCCGGGGGTGGACGAGGATGCGCTGATGGAAGCTGCGATGGAGGCGGACGCCGACGACGTGGTGACCAACGAAGATGGCTCCATTGATGTGTTCACCTCGTTTGCCGGGTTCTATTCCGTGCGTAACGCCCTGGAAGCCGCTGGCTTCAAAGGCACCGACGCGGAAATCGTCATGTTGCCGACCACCAGTGCCGAGTTGGATCTGGACGGCGCGCAGAAGGTACTCAAGTTGCTGGATATGCTCGAAGACCTGGATGATGTGCAGAACGTCTATTCCAATGCTGATATCCCGGAAGACGTGGCTGCACAACTGGGCTGAACCCCCCACTTCCACTGTAGGAGCGAGCTTGCTCGCGAAAAACCTGAGAGCGACGCTGGGTGTCAGAATTCCTGCGTTATCGTTGGCGGTTTTCGTGAGCAAGCTCGCTCCTACAGTGGATCGGTGTCGCTGCTGATGCCCAATTTCTATAAAACCGCAGGCGTTATGACTTTAATCCTAGGTATCGACCCCGGCTCGCGCATCACCGGCTTTGGCGTAGTCCAGCAGACCCCGCGCGGCTGTATCTACGTGGCCTCGGGCTGTATCCGCACCGGTTCCGGCGAGTTGGCCGAGCGTTTGCAGATCGTCTATCGCGGGGTGCGTGAAGTGATCCAGACCTACGGCCCGGTGACCATGGGTATTGAAAAAGTCTTTATGGCGAAAAACGCTGACTCGGCCCTCAAGCTTGGTCAGGCCCGTGGCGCCGCTATTGTTGCCGGCGCCGAAGAGGCCCTGGAAATCGCCGAGTACACTGCCACCCAGGTCAAGCAAGCCGTCGTGGGCACCGGTGCAGCCAACAAGGAGCAAGTGCAGATGATGGTTATGCACATGCTCAAACTCACCGCAAAACCGCAAATCGACGCCTCTGACGCCCTGGCTATTGCGATTTGTCATGCCCATACCCGCTCCAGCCTGTTGCCGCACGGCTTGGGCACCGCACGCAGTCGTGGCGGTCGGCTGCGTCTCTGATAGCATCAGCGCAATCATTCTGCGCAGGTCGTATGAAAGGCCGCTGTGATCGGCTGTCATCCCGCGTAATTACCGGTCAGGCCTTGATCTGACCCGAGCTTTAAGGATCTGAACGTGATTGGACGCTTGCGCGGCACTTTGGCTGAGAAACAACCGCCGCACCTGATTCTGGATGTAAATGGGCTGGGGTATGAGCTTGAAGTGCCCATGACCACCCTTTACCGCCTGCCGTCGGTCGGTGAACCGCTGACCTTGCACACCCATTTGGTAGTACGCGAAGACGCGCAATTGCTCTATGGTTTCATTGGCAAGCGTGACCGGGACTTTTTTCGTGAGCTGATTCGCCTGAATGGCGTCGGACCGAAGCTGGCGCTGGCATTGATGTCGAGCCTGGAAGTCGATGAACTGGTGCGCGCCGTGTCGGCCCAGGACACCTCTGCGTTGACCAAAGTACCGGGAGTCGGCAAGAAAACCGCCGAGCGCCTGTTGGTGGAACTCAAAGACCGCTTCAAGGCCTGGGAAGTCGTGCCGAGCATGTTCGCGCTGGTACCGAATCAGCCGGACGGACCACGCGAGCAAGTTGCCAGCGCCGAAACCGATGCCGTCAGCGCGTTGATCTCTCTGGGCTACAAGCCGCAGGAAGCAAGCAAGGCGGTGTCCGCCATCAAGGACAAGAACCTGAGCAGCGAAGACATGATCCGCCGCGCCCTGAAGGGAATGATTTAAGTGATTGAAGCTGATCGTCTGATTGCGGCCACCGGCCCGCGTGACCGTGAAGAGGTCCAGGACCGGGCCATTCGCCCCCTCAGCCTGGCCGAATACATCGGCCAGCCGACCGTGCGCGAGCAGATGGAGTTGTTTATCCAGGCGGCGCGCGGACGTAGCGAGTCCCTGGATCACACGCTGATCTTCGGCCCGCCGGGACTGGGCAAGACCACGCTGGCTAACATCATCGCCCAGGAAATGGGCGTGTCGATCAAGAGCACTTCAGGACCGGTGCTGGAGCGGCCGGGAGACCTGGCTGCGCTGTTGACCAATCTTGAACCCCATGACGTGTTGTTCATCGACGAAATCCACCGGCTTTCACCCATCGTCGAAGAAGTCTTGTACCCGGCCATGGAAGATTTTCAGCTGGACATCATGATCGGCGAAGGGCCGGCTGCGCGCTCGATCAAACTCGATTTGCCGCCGTTCACCCTGGTTGGTGCCACCACCCGTGCCGGAATGCTGACCAATCCGTTGCGAGACCGTTTCGGCATTGTGCAACGTCTAGAGTTCTATAGCACCGCCGACCTGGCGACGATTGTCGGTCGTTCGGCGGGGATTCTCGGTTTGCCGCTGGACCCGGAGGGCGCCTTCGAGATTGCACGGCGAGCCCGGGGCACGCCGCGGATCGCCAACCGCTTGCTGCGCCGGGTGCGTGATTTCGCCGAAGTGCGCGCCAAGGGGCATATCACCAAGGCCGTGGCGGACCTGGCGCTGAACCTGCTGGACGTTGACGAGCACGGTTTTGACCACCAGGACCGGCGCCTGCTGTTGACCATGATCGAGAAGTTCGACGGTGGTCCGGTGGGCGTGGACAGCCTGGCCGCGGCGATCAGCGAGGAGCGCCATACCATCGAGGATGTTCTGGAACCCTACCTGATCCAACAGGGCTACATCATGCGTACACCGAGAGGACGCGTGGTCACCCGTCATGCGTACTTGCACTTCGGGTTAAACATTCCGTCACGATTGGGTGAGATGCCTGTGGTAGACGAATTCCTCGATGCAGTGGACGATTAAAAAGGCGTGATGAGTCGATTTATTCGACGTTTGTGCTGTCCTAGTGGCTGGCGTCGTCATTCTTTCGTTAAAAATGTTTTAGAGAATGAAAAAACAGTTGCCTGGCCGGATTGGCAACCTGAGGAGTAAGCACTAGAGTATGCGCGCGCAAAATGGGGATCAGTCGTTCGTACATCGCTGTCGCGTTTATTACGAAGACACCGATGCTGGCGGCATCGTTTATTACGTTAATTACCTGAAGTTCATGGAACGGGCTCGAACCGAGCGGCTACGGGAGCTGGGCTTTGCCCAGTCCGCGCTGGCGGGTGAGGACCTGTTATTCGTCGTGCATTCCAGCGAGGCCCGTTATCACGCGCCGGCGCGGCTGGACGATGAGTTGCTGGTCAGTGCAGAAGTAATCGAATTGAACCGTGTCAGCTTGCGCTTCAAACAGCAGGTCAGGCGGGCTACGGATGCAACGCTGCTCTGTGAGGGGCAGTTCCTGGTGGCGTGTGTGCGCACCAACAGTTTGAAACCCAGGGCCATTCCCGAAACTCTACGTGCGGCCTTTGCCAACGTGAGCGGCGCGGGTAAACAATCAGAGCAGGAGATTTAGCGTGGAACCTACCGTCGTCGACCATACCTCCATGTGGAGCCTGGTCAGCAATGCCAGTGTCGTGGTTCAACTGGTAATGCTGACCCTGGTAGCCGCATCGGTTACCTCATGGGTCATGATTTTTCAGCGCAGCAACCTGCTGCGCGCCGGTCGACGTGCCCTGGAGAGCTTCGAGGAGCGCTTCTGGTCAGGTATCGATCTGTCCAAGCTGTATCGTCAGGCCGGCAGTAACCCGGACCCGGATTCGGGCGTCGAGCAGATCTTCCGTGCAGGCTTCAAGGAGTTCTCCCGTCTGCGTCAGCAGCCGGGTGTCGATCCTGAAGCGGTCATGGAGGGTGTGGCGCGTGCGATGCGCGTTGCGATTTCCCGTGAAGAAGAAAAGCTGGAACAGAGCCTGCCCTTTCTCGCCACTGTAGGTTCGGTCAGCCCGTATATCGGCCTGTTCGGCACCGTGTGGGGGATCATGAACTCCTTCCGTGGACTGGCCCAGGCTCAGCAGGCAACGCTGGCGACCGTGGCGCCGGGCATTGCCGAAGCCTTGATCGCTACAGCCATCGGCTTGTTCGCTGCCATCCCCGCGGTAATCGCCTACAACCGTTTTGCCGCGCGCGGCGAAAACCTGATCGGCCGTTACTACACCTTCGCCGATGAGTTCCAGGCGATCCTGCACCGTAAAGTGCATACCAGCGAAGAATAAGCAGGTAATTCCCGATGGCTTTAATCACTCGAGCTCGAACCAAGCGCAAGCCGGTCGCCGAGATGAACGTCGTACCCTACATCGACGTGATGCTGGTGTTGCTGGTCATCTTCATGGTGACCGCGCCCATGCTTAACCAGGGTGTGAAGGTTGATTTGCCCAAGGTTTCCAGTGAAGCCTTGCCGCAGGACAACAACACCCAGGTGCTGACCATTTCGATCAAGTCTGACAAGACCTATTACTGGAACCTTGGCAGCGAAGTCGATACGCAGAAGCAACAGGACAAGGCCATGACCTTGCCGCAAATGACCGATGCCGTGACGAAGATCATTCGCGCCGGCAACGAAGGCGGCAAACAGACTCAGGTCTTCATCCGCGGTGACAAGTCTGTCGACTATGGCTCTGTGATGGGCGCCATGGGCGGACTGCAGCAGGCCGGGGTCGGTAATGTTGGCTTGATTACCGAGGCGCCCTGATGCAGCAACAGCGAGAGCCGTCCGCCTCGGAAAGCTACTTCTGGCCTAGTGTCTGGGCAATTGCCCTGCACATTCTGGTGTTTGGCATGCTGTTCGTCAGTTTTGCGATGACGCCGGAGCTGCCGCCATCCAAGCCGATTGTGCAAGCGACCCTGTACCAGCTGAAATCGAAAAGCCAGGCGACCACCCAGACCAATCAGAAGATTGCGGGTGAGGCCAAGAAGACGGCTGCGCGTCAGACAGAAGTCGAGCAGATGGAACAGAAAAAGGTCGAGCAGGAAGCCGTGAAGGCGGCTGCGGAACAAAAGAAAGAAGAGGCGGCTCAAAAGGCCGAGGAATCGAAAAAGGCTGACGAGGCAAAGAAAGCCGACGAGGCTAAAAAAGCTGATGAAGCCAAGAAAGCCGAGAATGCTGCCGAAACCAAAAAGGCTGAAGAGAAAAAACTGGCTGATATAGCCAAGAAAAAATCTGAAGAAGAGGCCAAGAAAAAGGCCGCTGAAGAAGCCAAGAAAAAGATTGTCGAAGACGCGAAGAAGAAAGCCGCGCAGGACGCCAAGAAAAAAGCCGAAGCCGACGAAGCGAAGAAGAAAATCGCCGATGCCGCGAAGAAGAAAGCTGCCGCCGATGCCTCCAAGAAAAAGGCTCAGGAAGCGGCACGTAAATCCGCCGAAGATAAAAAGGCTCAGGCTTTGGCTGATTTGCTCTCCGACACGCCGCAGCGTCAACAGGCCTTGGCCGATGAGCGTGGTGATGAGGTCGCGGGCAGTTTCGATGATCTGATTCGGGCTCGGGCAGCAGAAGGCTGGACACGTCCACCTTCGGCACGCAAAGGCATGACAGTAGTGCTGCAGATCGGCATGTTGCCGGACGGCACGGTGACCACGGTCAACGTGTCCAAGTCCAGCGGCGATGGTTCGTTCGACAGTTCCGCGGTTGCAGCGGTCAAGAATATTGGCCGGTTGACCGAGATGCAGGGAATGAAACCAAGTGACTTCGCTCCCTATCGTTCATTCAAGATGACATTCACACCTGAGGATCTAGCCTTGTGAGAAACCTTCTTCGAGGAATGCTTGTCGTTATTTGCTGTATGGCAGGCATAGCGGCGGCCGATGAAAAGAATATTTTGGTCACCAGTGGCAGCGACCGGGCGACGCCGATCGCGGTAGTGCCGTTTGGTTGGCAGGGCGGCAGCGTGCTGCCGGAGGACATGGCGGAGATTATTGGTAACGACCTGCGCAACTCGGGTTATTACGCGCCAATCCCGAAACAGAACATGATCAGCCAACCGACCCAAGGCAGCGAAGTCATCTATCGTGACTGGAAAGCCTTGGGCGCCCAGTACCTGATGGTCGGCAGCATCGTTCCGGCCGGTGGTCGCCTGCAGGTGCAATACGCGCTGTTCAACGTGGCCACCGAGCAGCAAGTGCTGACGGGTAGTGTTTCGGGAAGTGTCGATCAACTCAGGGACATGGCGCACTACATTGCCGACCAATCGTTTGAAAAGCTGGTTGGTATCAAAGGTGCGTTCTCTACCCGCCTGCTGTATGTGACCGCCGAGCGTTTTTCGGTCAACAACACGCGTTACACCTTGCAGCGCTCGGACTACGACGGTGCTCGCGCCGTGACCTTGTTGCAATCGCGCGAGCCTATCCTGTCGCCGCGTTTTGCGCCGGATGGCAAGCGGATTGCCTATGTGTCCTTTGAACAGAAGCGTCCGCGTATCTTCGTGCAACACATCGATACCGGTCGTCGCGAGCAGATCACCAACTTCGAAGGCCTGAACGGCGCACCTGCCTGGTCGCCGGATGGTAATCGTCTGGCATTCGTGCTGTCCAAGGACGGTAACCCGGATATCTATGTGATGAACCTCGGTTCGCGCCAGATCACCCGTGTCACTTCCGGTCCCGGCATTAATACCGAACCGTTCTGGGGCAAGGATGGCTCAACCATCTACTTCACCTCCGACCGTGGCGGCAAGCCACAGATCTATAAGAGCAGTGTCAACGGCGGTGCTGCCGAGCGTGTGACCTTTATCGGTAACTACAACGCCAATCCGAAGCTTTCGGCTGATGAAAAGACCTTGGTTATGATCCATCGCCAGGAAGGTTTCACTAATTTCAAGGTGGCGGCCCAGGATTTGCAGCGTGGTAGTGTAAAGATCCTTACAGACAGCACTCTTGATGAGTCGCCTACTGTTGCGCCCAACGGCACCATGGTAATCTACGCCACCCGCCAGCAGGGCCGGGGAGTCTTGATGCTCGTGTCCATTAACGGACGCGTAAGGCTCCCGCTTCCTACCGCACAAGGCGAAGTCAGAGAACCGTCCTGGTCCCCTTACCTGAACTGACGCGGCGCTACAAAAAGAAGTACTTAACACACTGGGGTTCATTAGGAGTTTCACGATGGAAATGCTGAAGTTTGGTAAGTTTGCTGCTCTGGCTCTGGCTCTGTCCGTAGCCGTTGGTTGCTCGTCCAAAGGCGGCGACAATGCCGGTGAAGGCGCAGCTGTTGATCCAAACGCTGGTTACGGCGCTAACACTGGTGCAGTTGACGGCTCCCTGAGCGAAGAAGCGGCTCTGCGCGCTATCACCACTTTTTACTTCGAATACGACAGTTCGGACCTGAAGCCAGAGGCCATGCGCGCTCTGGACGTTCACGCCAAGGACCTGAAAGCAAACGGCGCTCGCGTTGTTCTGGAAGGCAACACCGACGAACGTGGTACTCGTGAGTACAACATGGCACTGGGCGAGCGTCGTGCGAAAGCCGTTCAGCGTTACCTGGTACTGCAAGGCGTTTCCCCAGCTCAGCTGGAACTGGTTTCCTACGGTGAAGAGCGTCCAGTTGCTACCGGCAACGACGAGCAATCCTGGGCTCAAAACCGTCGCGTCGAACTGCGTAAGTAATTCGTCATGCGAACGTGCCGTCGTGTTGTAACCGTATTGGCTCTCAGCCTCGCACCGTTTGCGGTGTGGGCTGAGGTTCCCGTGGAAGATAGCAACTCTGGCTATAACAATAGTGGGAGCAGCTATCCACCAGCAGGTTATGGCACGAACGGTGCCTATGCCGGGGGAGGGGTTTCGACCCCTGTCTCGGCACAGGGCGAGCTGTTCAACCAACTGCAGCGCATGCAGGATCAATTGGCGCAGCAGCGAGGCGCGATTGAAGTTCTGCAAAATGAAGTGAATCGTCTGAAGCAAGAAGGCCTGGAGCGATACCAGGATCTTGATCGGCGTATAGGGACCGGCGTTACACCTGCCGCCACTCCTGAGAATTCTCCTGCCGATGGCGCCGCAAGCGCCGTCGGTGGTGCTGCCGCAGGTGCCAGCCAGGCGCCTGCCGCCAGCAGTGAACCGGCTGATCCGGCCAAGGAAAAGCTGTATTACGACGCAGCCTTCGACCTGATCAAAGCCAAGGATTTTGACAAGGCCAGCAAGGCGTTCACCGCTTTCCTGGGTCGTTACCCGAACAGTCAGTACGCTGGCAACGCCCAGTACTGGTTGGGTGAAGTCAACCTGGCCAAGGGTGATCTGCAAGGCGCGGGCCAGGCGTTCGCCAAGGTCAGCCAGCTCTACCCCAAGCATTCTAAGGTGCCTGACTCGTTGTACAAACTGGCTGATGTAGAGCGCCGCCTGAGTCATACCGACAAGGTCAAAGGCATTCTGCAGCAAGTGGTGGCCCAATATCCGGGCACATCCGCCGCGCAGTTGGCCCAGCGGGACCTGCAGCGCTTGTAAGCGAGGCTATCGCGTTTGGAAGAAACCCGCACTTGTCGCGGGTTTTTTCGTTAGAATCCACGCCCTTTTATGAAATACGCTTTTTGGGGTTCACGCTTTGCCGGGATCCCTTGAAGTGCCTGACGGAGGCGGACAGCCTGTTTAGCTGTTACGCCCGTGGCGATTATGCAAGACACATTACGCATCACCGAAGTTTTTTACTCGTTACAGGGTGAAACGCGCACCGCTGGCCTGCCCACAGTATTCGTGCGCCTCACCGGTTGCCCGTTGCGTTGCCAGTACTGTGACAGCGCCTACGCCTTCACTGGTGGCACCGTGCGCACCCTTGACGACATTCTGGAGCAGGTTGCCAGTTATCGCCCGCGTTACGTCTGTGTGACAGGCGGCGAACCGTTGGCCCAGCCGAATGCTATCGCGTTGCTCAAGCAACTGTGTGACGCCGGTTATGAGGTGTCCCTGGAAACCAGCGGCGCGCTGGACATTTCAGCGGTTGATCCGCGGGTCAGTCGGGTTGTCGACCTCAAGACACCCGGCTCCAAGGAAGTCAATCGCAACCGCTACGAGAACCTCGACCTGCTGACGGCCAACGACCAGGTCAAGTTCGTCATCTGTTCGCGTGAGGACTATGACTGGGCCAGCTCCAAGCTGATCCAGTACGGCCTGGACCGGCGCGCGGGTGAAGTCTTGTTCTCCCCAAGCCATCATGACTTGAACGCTCGCGATCTTGCTGATTGGGTGGTTGCGGACAACCTGCCGGTGCGCCTGCAATTGCAGCTGCATAAATACCTTTGGAACGACGAGCCGGGACGCTGAAATGACTGAGCAAACGATCGAACAAAAACGCGCCGTAATCCTGTTGTCCGGCGGTCTCGACTCTGCCACTGTCGTCGCGCTGGCGCGTGCGGAGGGCTACAGCTGTTACACCATGAGTTTTGATTATGGTCAGCGTTCCCGTGCCGAGTTGGATGCCGCCGCCCGCGTTGCCCGCGACCTGGGTGTGGTCGAGCACAAGGTCATTGGCCTGAACCTCAACGGTATCGGCGGCTCAGCCTTGACCGACAGTGCCATCGACGTGCCTGAGTCGCCCACCGAGGGCATTCCGGTTACCTACGTACCGGCACGCAACACCGTGTTCCTGTCCCTGGCGCTGGG is from Pseudomonas mucidolens and encodes:
- a CDS encoding Dps family protein, whose amino-acid sequence is MAIDIGISEEDRKSIVDGLSRLLSDTYVLYLKTHNFHWNVTGPQFRTLHLMFEEQYNELALAVDLIAERIRALGFPAPGAYSIYARLSSIKEEEGVPAAEDMIKQLVEGQEAVTRTARGIFPLLDKVSDEPTADLLTQRMQVHEKTAWMLRSLLETK
- a CDS encoding FmdB family zinc ribbon protein, translating into MPMYDYQCASCGHQLEAIQKISDAPLVDCPACRAPELKKMLSMPGFRLSGSGWYETDFKTGTKKNLAGGDKAD
- the ruvA gene encoding Holliday junction branch migration protein RuvA, with product MIGRLRGTLAEKQPPHLILDVNGLGYELEVPMTTLYRLPSVGEPLTLHTHLVVREDAQLLYGFIGKRDRDFFRELIRLNGVGPKLALALMSSLEVDELVRAVSAQDTSALTKVPGVGKKTAERLLVELKDRFKAWEVVPSMFALVPNQPDGPREQVASAETDAVSALISLGYKPQEASKAVSAIKDKNLSSEDMIRRALKGMI
- the aspS gene encoding aspartate--tRNA ligase, with the translated sequence MMRSHYCGQLNETLEGQEITLCGWVHRRRDHGGVIFLDIRDRDGLAQVVFDPDRAESFAAADRVRSEYVVKVTGKVRLRPAGAVNANMASGAIEVLGYDLEVLNESETPPFPLNEFSDVGEETRLRYRFLDLRRPEMAEKLRLRSRMTTSIRRFLDENGFLDVETPILTRATPEGARDYLVPSRTHAGSFFALPQSPQLFKQLLMVAGFDRYYQIAKCFRDEDLRADRQPEFTQIDIETSFLDETEIMGLTEQMIRNLFKEVLGLEFGEFPHMTFEEAMRRYGSDKPDLRNPLELVDVADQLKEVDFKVFSGPANDPKCRIAALRVPGGASMPRKQIDDYTKFVGIYGAKGLAYIKVNERANGVEGLQSPIVKNIPLDNLNAILDRVGAVDGDIVFFGADKAKIVSEALGALRIKLGHDLSLLTCEWAPMWVVDFPMFEENDDGSFSALHHPFTAPKCSPQELEANPAGALSRAYDMVLNGTELGGGSIRIHRKEMQQAVFRLLGINEAEQEEKFGFLLDALKYGAPPHGGLAFGLDRLVMLMTGAQSIREVIAFPKTQSAADVMTQAPGVVDAKALRELHIRLREAPKAE
- a CDS encoding ribbon-helix-helix domain-containing protein; the encoded protein is MSRGVGNSGMEMSGVHNIKVDPFVKGFDMALARPLSRSVRLNGFSTCLRLEEVYWNILAEIAKVNTCSISALLSYVDREVHLRHGGVKNFSGLVRVVCVAHVLKGRASVSPVTQAGLG
- a CDS encoding YebC/PmpR family DNA-binding transcriptional regulator, which produces MAGHSKWANIKHRKERQDAKKGKIFTKWIRELTVAARQGGADPGSNPRLRLALDKALGANMSRDIIDRAVARGAGAADTDDMVELSYEGYGPGGVAVMVECMTDNRNRTAAAVRHAFSKCGGNLGTDGSVAYLFERKGQISFAPGVDEDALMEAAMEADADDVVTNEDGSIDVFTSFAGFYSVRNALEAAGFKGTDAEIVMLPTTSAELDLDGAQKVLKLLDMLEDLDDVQNVYSNADIPEDVAAQLG
- the ruvC gene encoding crossover junction endodeoxyribonuclease RuvC, with amino-acid sequence MTLILGIDPGSRITGFGVVQQTPRGCIYVASGCIRTGSGELAERLQIVYRGVREVIQTYGPVTMGIEKVFMAKNADSALKLGQARGAAIVAGAEEALEIAEYTATQVKQAVVGTGAANKEQVQMMVMHMLKLTAKPQIDASDALAIAICHAHTRSSLLPHGLGTARSRGGRLRL